The genome window GCTTCCAAGACCATAGCTATCGCAGAATAGTCGTAGCCGCCGCGCTTGATCGACGATGCCCCAGCCAGCGGATGCGCAATGTTCGGGGGAATGGAGCGGCACGAACCAGACGCACGCATACGCCAGATCCCAGAGACGAGAGCCGGGCGTCGCGAACTCCCAATCGATAATCGCGACGGGATTCGTACGCCGATAGACAATATTGTGCGTGGAGAGATCGTTATGGCAGATGACCTCCGAGCGACCGCTCGGATCGGCCAGGAGGCTATTCCAGCCGCCGTGCTCCCAGCGGAACGTGGTCGTGGCGTCGTGGAAGCGCCGGATCAGCCCGGCGACCGCGACGAGCGCCTGGTCGCTCGATACGTCGGGCGAGATCGGCTCCAC of Herpetosiphonaceae bacterium contains these proteins:
- a CDS encoding aminoglycoside phosphotransferase family protein gives rise to the protein MTTRLSHSTATYEPLGSRGTVRVGNTVRRQRHASSRPIHALLEHLRSVGFLAVPDVLGIDDDGRDVLSWVEGDAGVEPISPDVSSDQALVAVAGLIRRFHDATTTFRWEHGGWNSLLADPSGRSEVICHNDLSTHNIVYRRTNPVAIIDWEFATPGSRLWDLAYACVWFVPLHSPEHCASAGWGIVDQARRLRLFCDSYGLGS